The Amycolatopsis sp. DG1A-15b genome window below encodes:
- a CDS encoding M43 family zinc metalloprotease yields MSRSWRTTARRAGLAAVLAVVLGTGLTTGVAGAAPGQGKPSAPANINPAKRPVLDPAKIKREQAPPLSKAEMRAQAYDWVAEDGDSRVACFTADGKLSGVAELDRADSGPLAAAKSTQLCARAWPKSKPALDVPQVRPQDHSLGHHWAHNGLAHSQIYFVDHTGAKWPVTTATYKWNEAQGVDSYYESSCPGSWLHCVNVSEYNANDGIYGVTYFPNGWDSAGHNYEGVYVQLNNFTVTTSTQARKSTQHELGHVLGLAHRFDNSSCMTQGEAPPINSLPDAHDFDELYQIYNHGN; encoded by the coding sequence GTGTCTCGATCATGGAGAACCACCGCGCGGCGCGCCGGTCTCGCGGCCGTGCTGGCCGTGGTGCTCGGCACCGGCCTGACCACGGGAGTCGCCGGTGCGGCGCCGGGGCAGGGGAAACCGTCCGCGCCCGCGAACATCAACCCGGCGAAACGGCCGGTGCTGGACCCGGCGAAGATCAAGCGGGAGCAGGCGCCGCCGTTGAGCAAGGCGGAAATGCGGGCGCAGGCCTACGACTGGGTGGCCGAGGACGGCGATTCGCGGGTGGCGTGCTTCACCGCGGACGGCAAGCTGTCCGGCGTCGCGGAACTCGACCGCGCCGATTCGGGACCGCTGGCTGCGGCGAAGTCGACGCAGCTGTGCGCGCGGGCGTGGCCGAAGAGCAAGCCGGCGCTGGATGTCCCGCAGGTGCGGCCGCAGGACCACTCCCTCGGCCACCACTGGGCGCACAACGGCCTGGCCCACTCGCAGATCTACTTCGTCGACCACACCGGCGCGAAATGGCCGGTGACCACCGCGACGTACAAGTGGAACGAAGCGCAGGGCGTCGACTCCTACTACGAATCCAGCTGCCCGGGCAGCTGGCTGCACTGCGTGAACGTCAGTGAATACAACGCCAACGACGGGATCTACGGGGTCACGTACTTCCCGAACGGCTGGGATTCCGCGGGGCACAACTACGAGGGCGTCTACGTGCAGTTGAACAACTTCACGGTGACCACCTCGACCCAGGCCCGCAAGAGCACGCAGCACGAGCTCGGGCACGTCCTCGGGCTGGCCCACCGGTTCGACAACTCGAGCTGCATGACGCAGGGAGAGGCACCGCCGATCAACTCGCTGCCGGACGCGCACGACTTCGACGAGCTGTACCAGATCTACAACCACGGCAACTGA